A stretch of the Hippoglossus hippoglossus isolate fHipHip1 chromosome 1, fHipHip1.pri, whole genome shotgun sequence genome encodes the following:
- the LOC117768111 gene encoding histone PARylation factor 1, with translation MTGRAKRKPRSSQESGAGNGELKKARTDESEAAPLSKVDSEQRDEMVRLYKLQMPEDLYHFWDFCKQLCPGDPRGALKETLGLQLVGPFDILAGAHKSSKNPQPNFHLHWRYIYDPPEFQTILQGCEDSQHHIGYFRDTPDSLPSFVGENEAKKGCTITQMGDNLFAAVLLYLLRKRKERGNKKAAGEALGNLEAKLRDRTETLGLSLEQKTKGMKQRDKRVVTKTFHGAGVVVPVDKNDVGYRELPETDAALKKICKAIADARNDEERVKAFGPLQEIITFVQFANDECDYGMGYELGIDLFCYGSHYFHKVIKQLLPMAYNLLKRNLFGEILEAHLSSRSHDNLDQLSAH, from the exons atGACAGGGCGCGCGAAAAGAAAACCCAGATCCAGTCAG GAGTCAGGTGCAGGCAATGGGGAGCTGAAGAAAGCCCGTACTGACGAGTCCGAAGCCGCGCCGTTGTCAAAGGTTGATTCGGAGCAACGCGATGAGATGGTGCGACTGTACAAGCTTCAAATGCCAGAAGACCTTTACCACTTCTGGGATTTCTGCAAGCAGCTTTGTCCTGGCGACCCACGTG gTGCCTTGAAAGAAACTCTGGGTTTGCAGCTGGTTGGTCCGTTTGACATTCTGGCTGGAGCTCACAAAAGCTCAAAGAATCCTCAGCCTAACTTCCATCTTCACTGGAGGTACATTTACGACCCACCAGAGTTTCAGACCATACTTCAGGGATGTGAGGACAGCCAGCATCACATTGGCTATTTCAG AGACACTCCAGACTCCCTCCCTTCGTTTGTTGGGGAGAATGAAGCCAAGAAGGGCTGCACTATAACACAGATGGGGGACAACTTGTTTGCTGCTGTCCT CCTGTATCTTCTGcggaagaggaaagagaggggcAACAAGAAGGCAGCGGGAGAAGCTTTGGGAAACTTGGAGGCAAAGCTGagagacaggacagagacactgGGCTTGTCTCTAGAGCAGAAAACCAAAGGCATGAAGCAGAGGGACAAGAGG GTGGTTACAAAGACGTTCCACGGTGCTGGCGTCGTTGTGCCCGTAGACAAGAATGACGTAGGATACAGAGAACTTCCAGAAACAGATG CTGCTCTCAAAAAAATCTGCAAGGCCATTGCTGACGCGCGTAATGATGAAGAGCGCGTCAAAGCCTTCGGACCTCTCCAGGAGATTATCACGTTTGTTCAGTTTGCCAATGATGAGTGTGACTATGGAATGGGTTACGAGCTGGGAATAGACCTCTTCTGTTACGGATCCCAT TATTTTCATAAGGTAATCAAGCAGCTCCTGCCCATGGCCTACAACTTGCTGAAACGAAATTTATTTGGGGAAATTTTGGAGGCCCACCTCTCCAGCCGTAGCCATGACAACCTGGACCAACTCTCTGCACATTAG
- the LOC117768280 gene encoding cGMP-specific 3',5'-cyclic phosphodiesterase-like, with protein MPCFQSEAQESTEPDRETPGGREESCRRETVREPPMSRDMGWFFSPLWSPRSKTRRFGDRMTRDRVEAWLDDHSDFTRAYFLRRASAVSVPQSPLVPTFPRSNSDHSDLLLKANHGGVSSPLPFSHPNISSVSDRLKTLACCTPDWKDPFSPDVLAMHSPCSPGSSHFSFPPCRPLSPICPGSLELSHAPPQLLRPTVANTTACGHGEGCPWMMELLTGGLSWIGSVAELCQRAVLHVGEILAAEGSCLSLVKKDSGGKSTLVEVIAPTALECLSEVNIFSHNYLELLRGIMGCVLATGSPMNLKDTSEYPKFDLDEDQPSDCQIRTVLSVPIKNHRGEVVGVVVLINKRHFEDGPTSAFTNMDEKVLSNHMDVLGMVLDNVQLYESSRQEAKRSQALIEMAQVLSKEHHSFEVLLSKMAATIMPFTHAQYCTIFIPSEQTAVIPDEIMFSRLIHLECEELGSTCQVYRMERDISVIDPSYALRTLVTMETLNMSESSEGSVKSLICCPVRNERSENVIAVCQLMNKCSRDSDDMEAFNKYDERLLEDLAVYCGLALQYAQAVQITEERRASIEVTQEVLAYHITAAEQEIQALQEVSIPSAESLHILDFHFSHFALPEELSTQATVRMFLDLKLVQDFNIDYKSLCQWVLTVRRGYRNNVPYHNWNHALSTAQSMFAMLMATEQLQTIFSRLEILALMIATLNHDLDHRGVSNSYIERSQQPLAQLYGHSSLENHHYNLCLFILNNAGSQILSGLSTEDHRTALHTIKRAILATNLTVYMERRDEFFSLAKKSRVSWKSEKQRELLGSMLMTASDLSAITKPWPEQKRIADLVAMEFFAQGDKEREEFKIEPIEIMNRENSTRLPYMQVEYIDEICYPLYKAVSGLFDNCTPLLNGCEKNRENWQHLAEEAEEENSENTSVVSLETHTHSEEETQPEE; from the exons ATGCCTTGTTTCCAGTCTGAGGCGCAGGAGTCCACGGAGCCGGACAGGGAGACTCCCGGGGGACGAGAGGAGTCCTGCCGCAGGGAGACAGTGCGGGAGCCGCCGATGAGCAGAGACATGGGCTggttcttctctcctctgtggagcCCTCGCTCCAAGACGCGCAGGTTTGGAGACCGTATGACCCGGGACCGAGTGGAGGCCTGGCTGGATGATCACTCTGACTTTACCAGGGCCTACTTTCTACGCAGAGCTTCAGC GGTCAGTGTTCCACAGTCTCCACTGGTGCCCACGTTTCCCAGAAGCAATTCTGATcactctgacctgctcctgAAGGCCAATCACGGGGGAGTTTCGTCTCCACTTCCCTTCTCTCACCCGAACATCTCCTCTGTATCCGACCGGCTCAAAACCCTCGCCTGCTGTACGCCTGACTGGAAGGATCCTTTCAGTCCAGATGTTCTGGCCATGCACTCGCCTTGTTCTCCTGGTTCTTcccatttctcttttcctccttgtCGACCTCTTTCTCCCATTTGCCCTGGCTCTCTTGAGCTGTCCCATGCACCGCCTCAGCTTCTGCGGCCTACCGTTGCAAACACCACAGCCTGTGGCCATGGTGAGGGCTGCCCATGGATGATGGAGCTCCTGACAGGAGGTCTCAGTTGGATAGGTTCTGTGGCAGAGCTCTGCCAGAGGGCTGTCCTGCACGTCGGGGAGATACTGGCAGCTGAGGGCAGCTGCCTCTCTCTAGTAAAGAAAGACAGCGGTGGAAAGAGCACCTTAGTGGAGGTGATTGCCCCGACAGCACTGGAGTGCCTGAGCGAGGTCAACATCTTCAGCCACAACTACCTGGAGCTGCTGAGGGGTATCATGGGATGTGTGCTGGCTACAGGGTCTCCAATGAACCTGAAAGACACATCAGAG TACCCGAAGTTCGACTTAGATGAAGATCAACCATCAGACTGTCAGATCAGGACTGTTCTAAGTGTGCCGATCAAGAACCACAGGGGAGAG GTGGTAGGTGTAGTGGTCTTGATCAATAAGAGACATTTTGAAGATGGACCAACTTCTGCTTTTACTAACATGGATGAGAAG GTGCTATCAAATCACATGGATGTATTGGGGATGGTCTTGGATAATGTCCAGCTGTACGAGAGCTCGAGACAGGAGGCCAAACGCAGTCAG GCCTTGATCGAGATGGCACAGGTGTTGTCCAAGGAGCATCATTCCTTTGAGGTTCTGCTGAGTAAGATGGCGGCCACCATCATGCCCTTCACACATGCTCAGTACTGCACCATCTTCATCCCCAGCGAGCAAACTGCAGTCATCCCAGACGAG ATCATGTTCTCACGTTTGATACACCTGGAGTGCGAGGAGCTCGGATCAACCTGCCAGGTCTACAGAAT GGAGCGGGACATCAGCGTTATCGATCCATCGTATGCCCTCCGAACTCTGGTCACCATGGAAACACTTAACATGTCTGAGAGTTCTGAAGGATCAGTAAAGAGTCTGATCTGTTGTCCTGTTAGAAATGAGAGGTCTGAAAATGTTATCG CGGTGTGCCAGCTGATGAACAAATGCAGCAGGGACTCCGACGACATGGAAGCCTTCAACAAATACGATGAGCGTCTGTTGGAGGACCTGGCGGTGTACTGTGGCCTGGCTCTGCAGTATGCTCAGGCTGTGCAGATCACAGAGGAGCGAAGGGCCAGTATAGAGGTCACACAGGAG GTTCTTGCCTACCACATCACTGCAGCCGAACAGGAAATCCAGGCATTGCAG gaGGTCTCCATTCCTTCTGCTGAGTCACTGCACATACTGGACTTCCATTTCTCTCACTTTGCTCTGCCAGAGGAGCTGAGCACACAGGCCACAGTTCGGATGTTCCTGGACCTCAAATTAGTGCAGGACTTTAACATCGATTATAAG AGTCTGTGCCAGTGGGTCTTGACTGTGAGGCGTGGTTATAGAAACAACGTGCCTTATCACAACTGGAACCACGCGCTGAGCACTGCACAGAGCATGTTTGCTATGCTCATGGCCACAGAGCAGCTCCAG ACTATCTTTTCCCGTCTGGAGATCTTAGCGTTGATGATCGCCACTCTCAATCATGACCTCGACCACAGAGGAGTCAGTAACTCCTATATAGAAAG GAGTCAGCAGCCTTTAGCTCAGCTCTACGGACATTCTTCCCTTGAGAACCACCACTACAACCTGTGCCTCTTCATCCTGAACAATGCT gggaGTCAGATCCTCAGTGGCCTCTCCACAGAAGACCACAGAACTGCTCTTCACACGATCAAGAGGGCGATCCTCGCCACCAACCTCACCGTGTACATGGA GAGAAGGGACGAGTTCTTTTCTCTTGCTAAGAAAAGCAGAGTGAGCTGGAAGagtgagaaacagagagagctgTTGGG GTCCATGTTAATGACAGCCAGTGACCTCTCTGCTATCACTAAGCCTTGGCCTGAACAAAAGAGG ATTGCCGACCTGGTTGCCATGGAGTTCTTTGCACAgggggacaaagagagagaagagttcAAAATTGAACCAATT GAAATAATGAACAGAGAAAACAGCACTCGTCTGCCATACATGCAAGTTGAATACATCGATGAGATTTGCTATCCACTCTACAAG GCTGTGTCTGGACTGTTTGACAACTGCACCCCGCTGCTGAACGGctgtgagaaaaacagagagaactgGCAGCATCTggctgaggaggcagaggaagaaaacagtgaaaatacaagTGTAGTGAGCCTGGAAACTCATACACACAGTGAGGAAGAGACGCAGCCCGAAGAatag
- the ppp2r2ca gene encoding protein phosphatase 2, regulatory subunit B, gamma a, whose product MGEDTESSKINHTFLRDYVTEADVISTVEFNQTGDLLATGDKGGRVVIFQRETESKGETEEAGETGDSGEYNVYSTFQSHEPDFDYLKSLEIEEKINKIRWLPQQNAAHFLLSTNDKTIKLWKVSERDKRPEGYNLKDEEGRLKDISTITSLQVPVLKPTDLMVEVRPRRVFSNGHTYHVNSISVNSDGETYLSADDLRINMWHLGITDRSFNIVDIKPANMEDLTEVITSAEFHPHHCHLFVYSSSKGSLRLCDMRSSALCDKHTKQFEEPEDPGSRSFFSEIISSVSDVKFSHNGRYLLTRDYLTAKVWDLNMDKGPVETYQVHEYLRSKLCSLYENDCIFDKFECVWNSSDSVIMTGAYNSFFRMFDRETGRGVTLEAWRESSKPRAVLRTRRVYTGGKRRRGDVGVDSLDFTKKILHMAWHPSENIIAIAATNNLYIFQDRVNPDTQ is encoded by the exons ATGGGCGAGGACACTGAGAGCTCCAAAATCAACCACACCTTCCTGCGAGACTACGTCACTGAAG CTGATGTCATCTCTACAGTGGAGTTTAACCAGACAGGGGACCTGCTGGCCACAGGGGATAAAGGTGGCCGAGTGGTCATCTTCCAGAGAGAGACCGAG TCCAAAGGGGAGACCGAGGAGGCAGGGGAGACGGGGGACTCCGGGGAGTACAACGTCTACAGCACGTTCCAGAGCCATGAGCCGGACTTTGACTACCTGAAGAGTCTGGAGATTGAGGAGAAGATCAACAAGATCAGATGGCTGCCGCAGCAGAACGCggcacatttcctcctctccaccaaTG ATAAGACCATTAAACTGTGGaaggtgagtgagagagacaagagacCAGAGGGATACAACCTGAAAGATGAGGAGGGACGGCTGAAGGACATCTCTACCATCACCTCTCTGCAG GTGCCAGTGCTCAAACCCACAGATCTGATGGTGGAGGTCCGCCCCAGACGAGTGTTCTCCAATGGACATACTTACCACGTCAACTCCATCTCAGTCAACAGTGACGGGGAGACGTACCTGTCCGCTGACGACCTCCGCATCAACATGTGGCACCTGGGCATCACGGACCGCAGCTTCA ACATTGTGGACATCAAACCAGCCAACATGGAGGATCTGACGGAGGTGATAACATCCGCAGAGTTCCACCCTCACCACTGCCACTTGTTTGTGTACAGCAGCAGCAAGGGCTCGCTGCGCCTCTGTGACATGAGATCGTCTGCACTCTGTGACAAACACACCAAAC AGTTTGAGGAACCCGAGGATCCAGGGAGCCGGTCCTTCTTCTCAGAGATCATTTCTTCTGTGTCGGACGTCAAGTTCAGCCACAACGGACGCTATCTGCTGACCAGAGACTACCTCACCGCCAAGGTGTGGGACCTGAACATGGACAAGGGCCCAGTGGAGACGTACCAG GTCCACGAATACCTAAGGAGTAAGCTGTGTTCCCTCTATGAAAACGACTGCATCTTCGAcaagtttgagtgtgtgtggaacagCTCAGACAG cGTGATCATGACAGGGGCGTACAACAGCTTCTTCCGGATGTTCGACCGGGAAACGGGCCGAGGTGTAACCCTGGAGGCGTGGCGGGAAAGCAGCAAGCCTCGGGCCGTGCTGCGGACGCGGCGCGTCTACACCGGTGGCAAGCGGCGCCGTGGCGACGTGGGCGTCGATAGTCTGGACTTCACAAAGAAAATCCTGCACATGGCTTGGCACCCGTCTGAGAACATCATCGCCATAGCAGCCACCAACAACCTGTATATCTTCCAGGATCGCGTCAACCCGGACACACAGTGA